The Parvibaculaceae bacterium PLY_AMNH_Bact1 genome window below encodes:
- a CDS encoding hypothetical protein (Derived by automated computational analysis using gene prediction method: GeneMarkS-2+.): MLTNKLTATLVMSAAMLLPAHAAEGVSGYTLEEVVPGSAFHGIHGITFTSDNRILAGSVLGRAIYEIDAETGDASIYVDAPEGMADDLEEGPNGELGWTAFLEGKYYLRTAEGETLTLAEGLPGLNSTAWSPDGRLFTTQVFLGDALYELDPAGNTPPRKILEDMGGLNGFDFGPDGKLYGPLWFKGQIARVDVDTAELEVIAEGFEVPAAVNFDSKGNLWAVDTARGEVVRVDIVTGEKTVVANVSPSIDNLAISATDDLVITNMADNAVIKIDTETGESTALTSGALAVAADLAMVTGEDGKEMLYIGDLFSFRALDVETGEVSEIGRVFGTNIDYPISVGVNGSEIALSGWSAGMVQRYNIETGELGDIHHNFTTPLDALPLPGGDTLVAEYARGALVRVDGSDWSKRTDVATELAGPSTLLALENGNVLVSENISGTISEVNLETGEKTPIVEGLSGPEGFDQSADGTLYVAEVESKQISMISVSGERSVIGTDLPIGFAGPADGLPIYVPTGLAVSDAGDVYFASDMEAAIYRLKRQ, translated from the coding sequence ATGTTGACCAACAAACTCACCGCGACACTCGTGATGTCAGCAGCGATGCTGCTGCCTGCACACGCGGCAGAAGGCGTGTCAGGCTACACACTTGAAGAAGTTGTTCCAGGATCAGCGTTTCACGGCATTCACGGCATCACCTTCACCTCAGACAATCGTATCCTCGCAGGCAGTGTCTTGGGTCGCGCGATATATGAGATCGATGCGGAGACCGGTGACGCATCCATCTATGTCGACGCGCCTGAGGGGATGGCGGACGATCTGGAAGAAGGTCCCAATGGTGAGCTAGGCTGGACAGCATTTCTTGAAGGCAAATACTACCTCCGCACCGCAGAGGGAGAGACGCTAACACTGGCAGAAGGCTTGCCAGGCCTCAACTCTACTGCTTGGTCGCCCGATGGACGCCTTTTCACGACACAGGTTTTCTTAGGAGACGCCCTCTATGAACTCGACCCAGCTGGCAACACCCCACCCCGCAAGATCCTGGAGGACATGGGAGGGCTAAACGGATTTGATTTCGGGCCTGACGGCAAGCTCTATGGCCCTCTATGGTTCAAAGGCCAGATCGCAAGGGTTGATGTAGACACCGCTGAACTGGAGGTGATCGCGGAAGGGTTTGAGGTGCCTGCAGCGGTCAATTTCGATTCAAAAGGAAACCTCTGGGCTGTCGACACAGCACGGGGCGAAGTGGTGCGGGTTGACATTGTAACCGGCGAGAAAACTGTCGTGGCTAACGTGAGCCCCTCCATCGATAATCTCGCGATCAGCGCGACCGATGATTTGGTGATCACCAATATGGCCGACAATGCGGTGATCAAGATCGATACTGAGACCGGAGAAAGCACGGCGCTCACCAGCGGCGCTCTTGCAGTTGCTGCCGACCTCGCCATGGTCACCGGTGAAGACGGCAAAGAAATGCTCTACATAGGCGACCTGTTTTCCTTCCGCGCCCTGGATGTCGAAACTGGTGAAGTATCCGAAATCGGACGCGTTTTTGGCACCAATATCGACTACCCCATCAGCGTCGGGGTCAATGGAAGCGAGATTGCGCTGTCTGGTTGGTCCGCAGGGATGGTGCAGCGCTACAACATTGAGACCGGCGAACTTGGTGACATCCACCACAATTTCACAACACCACTTGATGCTTTGCCGCTGCCGGGCGGCGACACGCTGGTGGCTGAATATGCGCGAGGTGCTCTTGTCCGCGTTGACGGTAGTGATTGGAGTAAGCGGACTGATGTGGCTACCGAGCTTGCGGGTCCGTCAACGCTGTTGGCCCTTGAGAATGGCAATGTTCTGGTTTCTGAAAACATCTCAGGCACTATCTCAGAAGTAAATCTGGAGACTGGTGAAAAAACCCCCATCGTCGAAGGTCTCTCAGGGCCCGAAGGCTTTGACCAAAGTGCGGACGGCACACTCTATGTCGCTGAAGTTGAATCAAAACAAATCTCCATGATCTCCGTGTCGGGCGAAAGATCAGTAATCGGAACAGACTTACCCATTGGCTTTGCCGGTCCCGCAGACGGTCTGCCTATCTATGTCCCAACGGGCCTCGCCGTCTCGGATGCGGGCGACGTCTACTTCGCCTCTGATATGGAAGCCGCCATCTACAGGTTAAAGCGACAATGA
- a CDS encoding VOC family protein (Derived by automated computational analysis using gene prediction method: GeneMarkS-2+.), with protein sequence MIDVFPEADTLPLFPSRDFKKTIAFYDKLGFGVELHVPGSDGYLILVSGPMELHFFPYPELDPTSSIVGVYIRSDDVDTLFDIVSPEFLPSEGIPRFEPPADRPWGMREFYVVDEDGSLLKFGQQIKKV encoded by the coding sequence ATGATCGATGTTTTCCCGGAGGCCGACACGCTTCCCCTGTTTCCCAGCCGAGACTTCAAGAAAACCATCGCCTTCTACGACAAACTCGGTTTTGGCGTAGAGCTGCATGTGCCGGGTTCTGATGGCTATCTCATCCTGGTAAGTGGACCGATGGAACTACACTTCTTTCCTTATCCCGAGCTTGATCCGACAAGCAGCATAGTTGGCGTCTACATTCGATCTGATGATGTGGACACCCTTTTCGACATTGTTTCACCTGAATTCTTGCCCAGTGAAGGAATTCCTCGTTTTGAACCTCCCGCTGATCGTCCGTGGGGAATGCGGGAGTTCTATGTTGTTGATGAAGACGGTAGCCTCCTCAAATTCGGACAACAGATTAAAAAGGTTTAG
- a CDS encoding hypothetical protein (Derived by automated computational analysis using gene prediction method: GeneMarkS-2+.) yields MSEETAIAGAQACLDAFMSAFNARDLPAWEETFNFPSIRLASNTMAIIDGPGWHKPDMFDKSLGDGWHHSGWDRREVIHSGEDKVHFDTRFTRYRADGNVIGHFDSIYVVTLEDGHWGIKCRSSYAP; encoded by the coding sequence ATGTCAGAAGAAACAGCTATCGCGGGGGCGCAAGCCTGCCTTGATGCGTTTATGAGTGCTTTTAATGCGAGGGATCTTCCCGCATGGGAGGAGACCTTCAACTTTCCGAGCATTCGCCTAGCCTCCAACACGATGGCGATCATCGATGGGCCGGGGTGGCACAAACCAGATATGTTCGACAAGAGCCTCGGCGACGGATGGCATCATTCAGGCTGGGACCGTCGGGAGGTTATCCACTCAGGAGAAGACAAAGTGCATTTCGACACGCGCTTCACCCGGTATCGCGCCGACGGCAATGTGATCGGCCATTTTGACTCAATCTATGTGGTGACATTGGAAGACGGTCATTGGGGAATCAAGTGCCGCTCGAGCTATGCGCCATAG
- the clpA gene encoding ATP-dependent Clp protease ATP-binding subunit ClpA (Derived by automated computational analysis using gene prediction method: Protein Homology. GO_component: GO:0009368 - endopeptidase Clp complex [Evidence IEA]; GO_function: GO:0004176 - ATP-dependent peptidase activity [Evidence IEA]; GO_process: GO:0006508 - proteolysis [Evidence IEA]; GO_process: GO:0043335 - protein unfolding [Evidence IEA]), whose protein sequence is MPSLSRSLEEGLHRALALANERNHEYATLEHLLLSLLDDQDSAAVMRACNVDLDALRQQLLHYIDNELSSLIVDGEEEAKPTAGFQRVIQRAVIHVQSSGREEVTGANVLVAMFAERESHAAYFLQEQEMTRYDAVNYISHGIAKRGDMSETRSPRGASEEDETQSPSEESGAAKSTTEALDAYCVNLNEKAKGGKIDPLIGRDKEVERTIQILCRRSKNNPLFVGDPGVGKTAIAEGLARKIVQGEVPKVLEDATIFALDMGTLLAGTRYRGDFEERIKQVIKELEEYPGAIMFIDEIHTVIGAGATSGGAMDASNLLKPALASGTLRCMGSTTYKEYRQHFEKDRALVRRFQKIDVTEPSIPDAVKILKGLKPYFEEFHSLRYTNDAIKSAVDLSSKYMHDRKLPDKAIDVIDEAGARQMLKPEGRRKKTVGVKEIEEVVATMARIPPKSVSKTDTEKLKDLDVELKRVVYGQDQAIEALASSIKLARAGLREPEKPIGSYLFSGPTGVGKTEVARQLADIMGVEMLRFDMSEYMERHTVSRLIGAPPGYVGFDQGGLLTDGVDQHPHCVLLLDEIEKAHPDLFNILLQIMDHGKLTDHNGKKIDFSNVVLIMTTNAGASDMARAPIGFGRTKREGEDEDAIKKLFTPEFRNRLDATIPFQNLPEDVIARVVEKFVLQLEVQLADRNVTIELTEEANRWIAERGYDEQLGARPLARVIQENIKKPLADEVLFGQLTKGGIVRVTVDADKNELAFECEANPPKARKPRANKGDGKGPDKPGDDGPGGDGGSVPKVPLLVD, encoded by the coding sequence GTGCCATCACTGTCTCGTAGTTTGGAAGAAGGCCTTCATCGCGCGCTGGCGCTTGCAAATGAGCGCAATCACGAATACGCGACGCTTGAGCATTTGCTGCTCTCGCTGCTTGATGATCAAGATTCAGCCGCTGTGATGCGGGCGTGCAATGTGGATCTGGATGCTCTTCGCCAACAGTTACTGCATTACATCGATAATGAGCTCTCCAGCCTGATTGTGGACGGAGAAGAAGAAGCCAAACCGACCGCTGGGTTCCAACGGGTGATCCAACGCGCGGTCATCCACGTTCAATCCTCAGGTCGCGAAGAAGTGACGGGCGCCAACGTGCTGGTCGCTATGTTCGCCGAGCGGGAAAGCCACGCTGCCTACTTCCTCCAGGAACAGGAAATGACCCGTTATGACGCGGTCAATTATATCTCGCATGGCATCGCCAAGCGCGGTGACATGAGCGAAACGCGCTCTCCGCGTGGTGCATCCGAAGAGGATGAAACACAGTCTCCCTCAGAAGAGAGTGGTGCCGCGAAAAGCACAACGGAAGCGCTTGATGCTTATTGCGTTAATCTCAACGAGAAAGCGAAAGGCGGCAAGATTGATCCGCTGATTGGCCGTGACAAAGAAGTTGAGCGAACGATCCAGATTCTTTGCCGCCGGTCCAAGAACAATCCGCTGTTCGTTGGTGACCCAGGAGTTGGCAAGACAGCCATAGCTGAAGGGCTTGCGCGGAAAATCGTTCAGGGCGAAGTGCCCAAAGTTCTCGAAGATGCAACGATCTTTGCCCTCGACATGGGCACGTTACTGGCGGGGACACGATATCGCGGCGATTTTGAAGAGCGGATCAAGCAGGTGATCAAAGAGCTGGAAGAATACCCCGGCGCGATCATGTTTATTGATGAGATCCATACCGTCATCGGCGCGGGTGCCACAAGTGGCGGAGCGATGGATGCGTCCAACCTGCTGAAACCCGCGTTGGCCAGCGGCACGCTGCGCTGCATGGGCTCAACGACCTACAAAGAATATCGTCAGCATTTCGAGAAGGACCGGGCGCTTGTTCGGCGCTTCCAGAAGATTGATGTGACGGAGCCGTCCATTCCGGATGCGGTGAAAATCCTGAAAGGTCTGAAGCCCTATTTCGAAGAGTTTCACTCCCTGCGCTACACGAACGACGCGATTAAATCGGCTGTAGATCTGTCATCAAAGTATATGCATGACCGAAAGCTGCCGGATAAGGCGATTGATGTGATCGACGAAGCGGGCGCACGACAGATGCTGAAGCCGGAAGGACGGCGAAAGAAAACTGTTGGCGTGAAAGAGATTGAGGAAGTTGTCGCTACGATGGCGCGCATCCCACCGAAATCTGTCTCCAAAACGGATACTGAGAAGCTCAAGGATCTGGATGTTGAGCTGAAGCGCGTTGTCTATGGGCAGGATCAAGCGATTGAAGCGCTTGCGTCTTCCATAAAACTTGCGCGGGCCGGGCTTCGCGAACCTGAGAAGCCCATTGGCTCCTACCTGTTCTCAGGTCCAACGGGCGTAGGTAAGACAGAAGTTGCTCGGCAACTGGCTGACATTATGGGCGTGGAGATGCTGCGCTTCGATATGTCGGAATATATGGAGCGCCACACGGTGTCGCGGCTTATCGGGGCGCCTCCCGGCTATGTCGGCTTTGATCAAGGTGGCTTGCTCACAGATGGCGTCGATCAGCACCCTCATTGTGTGTTGCTGCTCGATGAAATTGAGAAGGCCCACCCGGATCTCTTCAACATCCTGTTGCAGATCATGGATCACGGGAAACTCACCGACCATAACGGTAAGAAGATCGACTTCAGCAATGTTGTGTTGATCATGACGACCAATGCGGGTGCGTCGGATATGGCGCGGGCACCGATTGGGTTTGGCCGGACGAAGCGGGAAGGTGAAGATGAAGACGCTATCAAGAAGCTCTTCACGCCTGAATTCCGCAACCGCCTGGATGCAACTATTCCGTTCCAGAACCTGCCGGAAGACGTCATCGCCCGCGTGGTCGAGAAGTTTGTGCTTCAGCTTGAAGTACAGCTTGCAGACCGCAATGTGACGATTGAGCTAACGGAAGAAGCAAACCGCTGGATCGCCGAGCGTGGATATGATGAACAGCTGGGTGCACGGCCATTAGCGCGTGTCATTCAGGAGAACATCAAGAAACCACTCGCCGATGAAGTTCTGTTTGGCCAATTGACCAAAGGCGGCATTGTCCGGGTCACTGTGGATGCCGACAAGAATGAACTTGCATTCGAGTGTGAGGCTAACCCGCCAAAAGCCCGGAAACCTCGTGCTAATAAGGGCGATGGTAAAGGACCGGACAAGCCTGGCGATGATGGGCCCGGCGGTGACGGTGGCTCCGTGCCAAAGGTTCCACTATTGGTCGACTAA
- the clpS gene encoding ATP-dependent Clp protease adapter ClpS (Derived by automated computational analysis using gene prediction method: Protein Homology. GO_process: GO:0006508 - proteolysis [Evidence IEA]), whose amino-acid sequence MADNDRDDDFDGGNGSDTGVITRSKPKTKKPSLYKVLILNDDYTPMEFVVHVIQKFFNKGTEEATTIMLHVHQNGVGICGVYTYEVAETKVTQVVDFARQNQHPLQCTMERD is encoded by the coding sequence ATGGCTGATAATGACCGCGATGACGATTTTGATGGGGGGAATGGATCCGACACAGGAGTCATTACCCGCAGCAAGCCGAAGACCAAAAAACCGTCTCTCTACAAGGTTTTGATCCTGAATGACGACTACACTCCAATGGAGTTTGTGGTGCACGTGATCCAGAAGTTCTTCAATAAAGGCACGGAAGAAGCAACGACCATCATGTTGCATGTCCATCAGAATGGTGTGGGTATCTGCGGTGTGTACACCTATGAAGTTGCAGAGACTAAGGTAACTCAGGTCGTTGATTTCGCCCGCCAGAACCAACATCCGCTCCAATGCACCATGGAGCGGGATTGA
- a CDS encoding hypothetical protein (Derived by automated computational analysis using gene prediction method: GeneMarkS-2+.), producing the protein MLMLILPEAIETAKVYAELAFLGDPVEFALGVALSALALLSLQ; encoded by the coding sequence ATGTTGATGTTGATCCTGCCGGAAGCGATCGAAACAGCGAAAGTCTATGCGGAGTTAGCTTTTTTGGGAGACCCAGTTGAATTTGCGCTGGGTGTCGCATTGTCCGCCTTGGCACTTCTATCGCTTCAGTAA
- a CDS encoding D-alanyl-D-alanine carboxypeptidase (Derived by automated computational analysis using gene prediction method: Protein Homology.): MTQNMPTEKTADSGQTRLSFRYLWVFFSALLIALTTQIPTPAQANNKYAAVVIDGHTGRIVYARSADRPRYPASLTKVMTLYLLFEELEAGRVNLNTRMQVSPRAAGQPPSKLGVRAGTTITVDDAIRALVTKSANDVAVVVAEHISGSEYRFAQRMTTRARSLGMRRTRFMNASGLPNNRQLTTARDMATLAQRVQRDYPDYYSFFSLTEFRFNGRRYTNHNRLVGRYSGTTGLKTGYTRASGFNLTATVERQGKYLIGVVLGGRTARSRDDHMVSILDRAWGSAIAMNNTRTRLASTPTPRHRPGTRTTRYVLASAVTTPLPAPPPQGDTSLDIAFSGPEDLALVDTTTLRSRSLEVESDAFNPTSWVIQVGAYAKPSEAVARIRQAVNAAPVLLANAVPITMPVSSSDQTLYRSRFGGLNETNARKACRELSRAAISCIAIPPHGWGRSASVER; this comes from the coding sequence ATGACCCAGAATATGCCGACGGAAAAAACAGCCGATTCGGGCCAAACAAGACTGTCTTTCAGGTATCTCTGGGTGTTTTTCAGCGCCCTCCTCATTGCGCTGACAACACAGATCCCCACACCTGCCCAAGCAAACAACAAATATGCAGCCGTGGTCATCGATGGCCATACCGGACGCATTGTTTATGCACGCAGCGCTGACAGGCCCCGCTACCCCGCCTCGCTCACAAAAGTCATGACCCTTTACCTCCTTTTTGAAGAGCTAGAGGCCGGTCGCGTCAATTTGAACACGCGCATGCAGGTTTCACCGCGCGCTGCAGGTCAGCCACCATCCAAACTGGGTGTGCGCGCCGGTACGACAATCACGGTAGACGATGCAATACGTGCGCTGGTTACGAAGTCAGCGAACGATGTGGCCGTCGTTGTCGCCGAACACATTTCCGGAAGCGAATACCGATTTGCCCAGCGCATGACAACACGCGCCAGATCACTTGGCATGCGGCGCACCCGTTTTATGAATGCATCCGGTCTTCCAAACAATCGACAGCTCACCACCGCTCGCGACATGGCTACATTGGCGCAGCGCGTCCAGCGTGATTATCCGGACTATTACAGTTTTTTCTCCCTCACTGAGTTTCGCTTCAATGGCCGCCGCTATACCAATCACAACCGGCTCGTCGGGCGCTATTCAGGCACAACCGGCCTCAAGACCGGCTATACACGGGCTTCCGGGTTCAACCTGACAGCAACTGTAGAACGCCAGGGAAAATACCTGATTGGTGTCGTGCTCGGTGGTCGCACCGCCCGCTCCCGCGACGACCACATGGTCTCTATCTTGGACCGTGCATGGGGAAGCGCCATCGCCATGAACAACACGCGGACAAGACTTGCCTCAACCCCGACACCACGCCACCGCCCAGGCACAAGAACCACCAGATATGTGCTGGCCTCGGCTGTTACGACACCATTGCCAGCGCCGCCGCCACAGGGCGACACAAGCCTCGACATTGCTTTTTCCGGTCCTGAGGATCTGGCTTTGGTAGACACGACCACTCTCAGATCCAGGTCCCTTGAGGTGGAGAGCGACGCATTCAATCCCACAAGCTGGGTCATTCAGGTTGGGGCCTATGCCAAGCCATCAGAGGCTGTTGCGCGTATTCGACAAGCCGTCAATGCAGCACCTGTCCTGCTGGCCAATGCCGTTCCGATCACGATGCCGGTCTCATCGTCCGACCAGACGCTCTATAGATCTCGGTTTGGGGGACTGAACGAAACCAACGCCCGCAAGGCCTGTCGTGAGCTATCGCGGGCAGCGATCAGCTGTATCGCCATCCCGCCTCACGGCTGGGGTCGCTCGGCAAGCGTCGAGCGCTAA
- a CDS encoding DnaJ domain-containing protein (Derived by automated computational analysis using gene prediction method: Protein Homology.), with product MSTFLLVVALLLGLVVILQLATRADPKALAKIIRYVGIGVSGLLGLVLLLTGRFGFAVPVFMFCFWLMGRRLPIPGVGGGFGGGIGGGPKTPGQASDIETAFLSMSLDHDSGEMEGKVLQGRFVGTRLGDLNLSDLYQLLEEVSVDADSARLLEAYLDRHVGPDWRQDAGQVGGEKASSFGAMTREEAYEVLGLRPGATADVIRKAHKELMLKLHPDHGGSTLLAARVNAAKDVLLGD from the coding sequence ATGAGCACATTTCTTCTGGTCGTTGCCCTTCTTCTGGGTCTTGTTGTGATCCTGCAACTTGCCACCCGTGCCGATCCCAAAGCGCTGGCAAAGATCATTCGATATGTCGGGATCGGCGTATCGGGGCTCTTGGGTCTGGTGTTACTGCTGACGGGACGCTTCGGGTTTGCGGTGCCCGTCTTCATGTTTTGCTTCTGGCTCATGGGCCGCCGTTTGCCTATTCCAGGAGTGGGCGGTGGTTTTGGGGGCGGCATTGGCGGTGGGCCCAAGACACCCGGCCAGGCGTCAGACATAGAAACCGCTTTCCTGTCCATGTCGCTCGACCATGATAGTGGGGAGATGGAGGGCAAGGTGCTTCAGGGGCGGTTTGTGGGTACGCGTCTTGGCGACCTCAATCTTTCTGATCTTTATCAGCTTCTTGAAGAGGTCTCGGTTGATGCTGACAGTGCGCGTTTGCTGGAAGCTTATCTCGACCGTCATGTTGGTCCAGATTGGCGGCAAGATGCAGGGCAAGTCGGTGGAGAGAAGGCGAGCTCATTTGGCGCCATGACGCGAGAGGAAGCGTATGAAGTTCTGGGGCTTCGTCCTGGTGCAACTGCTGATGTCATTCGAAAAGCGCACAAAGAGCTGATGCTCAAGCTGCATCCGGACCATGGTGGCTCGACATTGTTGGCGGCGCGGGTAAATGCCGCGAAAGATGTTCTTCTTGGAGACTGA
- a CDS encoding VWA domain-containing protein (Derived by automated computational analysis using gene prediction method: Protein Homology.), translating into MAKDRHSVPAKDTASNVDSFLAKVKATPPPTVVGARGRLIFAMDATMSREPSWDRAIGIQSEMFNAAADLGGLDVQLVWFRGFGEFSTSPWASDAKSLGQAMTRVGCRGGHTQIGRVLNHALRETQNSKVNALVYVGDCVEENVDDLGARAGQLGLLGLPAFMFQDGGDGASARAFQEIARLTGGAYCHLDAGSAKRLKDLLRAVAVYASGGHNALTRIGPSQSREVQQLITQVKR; encoded by the coding sequence ATGGCAAAAGACCGACATAGTGTTCCCGCTAAGGATACCGCGTCGAACGTGGACAGCTTTTTGGCGAAAGTTAAAGCGACGCCACCGCCGACAGTAGTGGGCGCGCGCGGTCGCCTTATTTTTGCGATGGATGCCACGATGAGCAGGGAGCCGAGCTGGGATCGGGCCATCGGTATTCAGAGCGAAATGTTCAATGCCGCGGCAGACCTCGGCGGGTTGGACGTTCAGCTCGTTTGGTTTCGAGGCTTTGGAGAATTCTCCACCAGCCCATGGGCCTCTGATGCAAAATCTCTTGGGCAGGCAATGACCCGGGTCGGGTGCCGTGGCGGCCATACGCAAATTGGACGTGTGCTCAATCACGCGCTTCGGGAAACTCAGAACTCAAAGGTCAATGCACTGGTTTATGTGGGTGATTGTGTTGAGGAGAATGTGGACGATCTTGGTGCGAGGGCAGGACAACTTGGGTTGCTCGGCCTGCCAGCGTTTATGTTTCAGGATGGCGGGGATGGCGCTTCTGCCAGAGCCTTTCAGGAGATTGCCCGTCTGACAGGTGGCGCTTATTGCCATTTGGATGCGGGCTCGGCGAAACGGTTGAAGGACCTACTGCGTGCCGTTGCTGTATATGCGTCCGGCGGCCACAATGCGCTGACGCGTATCGGACCCAGTCAAAGCAGGGAAGTGCAGCAGTTGATTACACAGGTTAAACGATGA
- a CDS encoding AAA family ATPase (Derived by automated computational analysis using gene prediction method: Protein Homology.) encodes MFAKKHTIVLGNEKGGSGKTTSAMHVIASLLSEGLRVGSIDLDSRQRSLSRYVENRRNWSEANDVPLAMPDHHVVDRSDADVLTEQHREERKAFETVYAALTAANDVIVIDSPGSDTFLSRLGHAVADTIITPMNDSFVDFDLLAQVNPDTYEVKRPSLYAEMVWDARKRRAIADGGTIDWVVMRNRLSSLDAKNKRRVEAGLEALSDRIGFRIAPGFGERVIFREMFPSGLTLLDLREKGAGGGLSMSHVAARAEVRQLIATLDLPDLHPEQKQQA; translated from the coding sequence ATGTTCGCCAAAAAACATACCATCGTCCTTGGAAACGAGAAGGGTGGCTCCGGCAAAACCACCTCAGCTATGCATGTGATTGCGTCACTGCTTTCTGAAGGATTGCGGGTTGGGTCCATAGACCTTGACAGTCGCCAGCGATCTCTTTCCCGATATGTTGAAAACCGGCGAAACTGGAGCGAAGCAAACGATGTGCCGTTGGCAATGCCGGACCATCATGTTGTCGACCGATCTGACGCGGATGTCTTGACTGAGCAACACCGAGAAGAACGTAAGGCCTTTGAGACTGTGTACGCGGCGCTGACGGCTGCCAATGATGTCATTGTTATTGACAGTCCGGGGAGCGACACATTTCTTTCGCGTCTTGGACATGCCGTTGCCGATACGATCATCACACCGATGAATGATAGTTTTGTCGACTTCGATTTGTTGGCGCAGGTCAATCCAGACACCTATGAGGTAAAACGTCCGAGCCTTTACGCTGAAATGGTGTGGGACGCACGTAAGCGCCGCGCAATTGCCGATGGCGGTACAATTGACTGGGTCGTGATGCGAAACCGCCTGTCGTCGCTCGATGCGAAGAATAAACGGCGGGTAGAGGCCGGGCTTGAAGCGTTGAGCGACCGGATTGGGTTTCGGATTGCACCGGGATTTGGCGAGCGTGTGATCTTCCGGGAGATGTTTCCGTCGGGCCTGACGCTGCTCGATCTTCGAGAAAAAGGTGCCGGTGGCGGGTTGTCCATGTCCCATGTGGCGGCGCGGGCGGAAGTACGCCAGCTGATCGCGACGCTGGACCTGCCGGACCTTCATCCAGAGCAGAAGCAGCAGGCTTAA
- a CDS encoding hypothetical protein (Derived by automated computational analysis using gene prediction method: GeneMarkS-2+.), which produces MRPNISIRPHYIDKLPATLVIMLSVSCLLLFFATNARAEVTYDVINVAANDQLNIRAEPSATAEITGTLSFDAKAIKTTGVARQIGRATWVEIILEGRKGWVNAAFVTPTRSPSSLFREPLVCSGTEPFWALQLDNTRGDFDSLAEGKSVIDFQTSRSAHGVPIIWSLKGTNGPAHSPVFALLEETNQCSDGMSDLTYRYSIRIDIEDGPFYAGCCNPHPGQTAP; this is translated from the coding sequence ATGAGGCCGAATATCTCCATCCGTCCCCACTATATTGACAAGCTTCCGGCGACCCTGGTCATCATGCTGAGTGTCAGCTGCTTACTCTTGTTTTTTGCCACCAATGCGCGCGCCGAAGTGACCTACGACGTCATAAATGTCGCCGCTAACGATCAATTGAATATTCGCGCTGAGCCATCAGCTACCGCCGAAATAACCGGAACCTTGAGCTTTGACGCCAAAGCAATCAAAACCACCGGAGTCGCCCGTCAGATAGGACGGGCAACCTGGGTTGAGATCATCCTTGAAGGTCGCAAAGGGTGGGTCAATGCGGCTTTCGTGACACCAACGCGCAGCCCCTCATCCCTGTTCCGAGAGCCTCTCGTGTGTAGCGGGACTGAGCCATTCTGGGCCCTGCAGCTGGACAATACCCGCGGTGACTTTGACTCTCTCGCTGAGGGAAAATCCGTCATCGATTTTCAAACATCCCGATCCGCCCACGGCGTGCCAATCATCTGGTCCCTGAAGGGCACCAACGGCCCCGCCCACTCGCCGGTTTTTGCACTTCTCGAAGAAACCAATCAATGTTCAGATGGCATGTCCGACCTTACCTACCGATATTCAATTCGCATCGATATCGAGGACGGCCCGTTCTATGCTGGCTGTTGCAACCCACATCCAGGGCAAACTGCCCCCTAA